GCGCGCCCGATCACGAAGAGCACGCCGGGGCCGGGGACCACGATCAGGAGCGAGGACGGGGCCGCGAAGGCCGGCAGCCGGCCGGTGGACACCCTGGCCTCATGCGAGCACGCCACCGGGGGCGCGCGGGAACCCTTTTTCCCCGGGTCGTGCGTCCCCGGCGCCTCCGGCCACCGGGCCGGCCCGCCCCGCGGGCCGTGCGCCGGCGTCGTGGTGGATCGGGGTGTGCCCACCGGTCAGCGGGGCGCCGCTGCCGCCGCGCCGGTGGGCGACGATCTCCGCGGCGATGGACAGGGCCGTCTCCTGCGGTGTCCGGGCACCGAGGTCGAGGCCGATCGGGGAGCGCAGGCGCGCCAGCTCCGGTTCGGTGACACCGGCCTCGCGCAGGCGTGCGGCGCGGTCGAGGTGGGTGCGGCGGGATCCCATCGCGCCGACGTAGGCGACCGGCAGGCGCAGGGCGAGCCGCAGCAGCGGCACGTCGAACTTGGCGTCGTGGGTCAGGACGCACAGGACCGTGCGGCCGTCGACCCCGGTGCGCTCCAGGTACCGGTGGGGCCACTCGACGACGATCTCGTCGGCCTCCGGGAAGCGGGCCGGGGTGGCGAAGACGGGCCGGGCGTCGCACACCGTGACGTGGTGGCCGAGGAACTTGCCGACGCGGACGAGGGCCGACGCGAAGTCGACCGCCCCGAAGACGATCATCCGGGGCGGGGGCACGGAGGACTCGACCAGGACCGTGAGCGGGGAGCCGCAGCGCGAGCCCCGCTCACCGATCTCCAGGGTGCCGGTGCGGCCCGCGTCCAGGAAGGCACCGGCCTCGGCGGCGACCGTGCGGTCCAGTTCGGGACGGGCGCCGAAGCCGCCCTCGCCCGACCCGCCGGGCCGCACCAGCAGGGCCCGGCCCCGCAGGGCGGCCGGTCCCGCCACGATCCGGGCGAGCGCCGCCGCCTCCCCGCGTGCGGCGGCGGCCAACGCCGCCACGGCCACCGGCCGGGCCGGATCGTCCGCCCGGAACGGCGCGACGAGGACGTCGATGACACCGCCGCAGGTCAGGCCGGCGGCGAACGCGTCCCCGTCGTCGTACCCGAAGCGCTCCAGGACGGTTTCCCCGTCCTGGAGCGCCTGCCGGCACAGCTCGTAGACGGCCGCCTCCACGCAGCCGCCGGAGACCGAGCCGACGGCCGTGCCGTCGGTGTCCACCGCGAGGGCGGCGCCGGGCCGGCGCGGAGCGCTGCCGCCGACGGCCACCACGGTGGCGACGGCGAAGTCGCGGCCCTGCTCGGCCCACCGGTTCAGCTCGTCGGCGATGTCCAGCATCTCTCGGTCTCCTCACGGGGCGCACGGACGGTCCGGCGGATCACGTACCCGTGAGGTGCTCGGGACGCACCGGTGTCCGGTTCAGCTCCAGCCCGGTCGCGTTCCGGATCGCCGCGAGGACGGCCGGCGTGGACGACAGGGTCGGGGCCTCGCCGGCGCCGCGCAGCCCGTACGGGGCGTGGTGGTCGGCGAGTTCGAGCACGTCGACCGGGATGGTCGGCGTGTCGAGGATCGTGGGGATCAGGTAGTCCGTGAAGGAGGGGTTCTTGACCTTGGCGGTCCCGGGGTCCACGACGATCTCCTCCATCACCGCGACGCCCAGGCCCTGGACGGTGCCGCCCTGGATCTGGCCGATGACGGAGAGCGGGTTGAGCGCCTTGCCGACGTCCTGGGCGCAGGCCAGTTCGATGACCTTGACCAGGCCGAGTTCGGTGTCGACCTCCAC
This is a stretch of genomic DNA from Streptomyces sp. TG1A-8. It encodes these proteins:
- a CDS encoding XdhC family protein, whose translation is MLDIADELNRWAEQGRDFAVATVVAVGGSAPRRPGAALAVDTDGTAVGSVSGGCVEAAVYELCRQALQDGETVLERFGYDDGDAFAAGLTCGGVIDVLVAPFRADDPARPVAVAALAAAARGEAAALARIVAGPAALRGRALLVRPGGSGEGGFGARPELDRTVAAEAGAFLDAGRTGTLEIGERGSRCGSPLTVLVESSVPPPRMIVFGAVDFASALVRVGKFLGHHVTVCDARPVFATPARFPEADEIVVEWPHRYLERTGVDGRTVLCVLTHDAKFDVPLLRLALRLPVAYVGAMGSRRTHLDRAARLREAGVTEPELARLRSPIGLDLGARTPQETALSIAAEIVAHRRGGSGAPLTGGHTPIHHDAGARPAGRAGPVAGGAGDARPGEKGFPRAPGGVLA